In the genome of Acidimicrobiales bacterium, one region contains:
- a CDS encoding PD-(D/E)XK nuclease family protein: GRWWREVPVAAPVGGGVVEGVVDLLAETPGGGLVVVDYKTDAVATEAEVDAAAGHHRLQAAAYAAALSSVLDRPVERAVLVFARPGGAIEREVPDLPAAIEEVRRLVTTSTEPAGAR, from the coding sequence GGCCGGTGGTGGCGGGAGGTACCCGTCGCCGCACCCGTCGGCGGCGGCGTGGTCGAGGGGGTCGTCGACCTGCTGGCCGAGACCCCGGGCGGGGGACTGGTCGTCGTCGACTACAAGACCGACGCGGTCGCCACCGAGGCGGAGGTCGACGCCGCCGCCGGCCACCACCGCCTCCAGGCCGCCGCCTACGCCGCCGCCCTGTCGTCGGTCCTCGACCGGCCGGTGGAGCGGGCCGTCCTCGTGTTCGCCCGGCCCGGCGGGGCGATCGAGCGCGAGGTGCCCGACCTGCCGGCGGCGATCGAGGAGGTGAGGCGCCTGGTGACGACGAGCACCGAGCCCGCCGGCGCCCGCTGA
- the rpe gene encoding ribulose-phosphate 3-epimerase, with protein MGRPIAIVPSVLPADFSRLGEECAALEAAGADRIQWDVMDGHFVPNLTVGPDVIAAVRPVVGLPFEAHLMVTDPDALLPRWVEAGCEMVIVHAEAPRHLHRTLGAVREAGARVGVALNPATPAAAVAHVLDLVDQVLVMTVSPGFGGQAYLATMEPKIAEVRRLLEVAGRNGEVDVEVDGGIAPATVAGAAAAGANVLVAGSALFRDPEGLAHAVADLRHRAEDAAAA; from the coding sequence GTGGGCCGACCGATCGCCATCGTGCCGTCCGTGCTCCCGGCCGACTTCTCCCGCCTCGGCGAGGAGTGCGCGGCGCTCGAAGCGGCCGGCGCCGACCGCATCCAGTGGGACGTGATGGACGGCCACTTCGTGCCGAACCTCACCGTCGGCCCGGACGTGATCGCGGCCGTGCGGCCCGTGGTCGGGCTGCCCTTCGAGGCCCACCTGATGGTCACCGACCCCGACGCCCTGCTCCCCCGCTGGGTCGAGGCCGGCTGCGAGATGGTGATCGTCCACGCGGAGGCGCCCCGGCACCTGCACCGCACGCTCGGCGCCGTGCGGGAGGCGGGCGCGCGCGTGGGCGTGGCGCTGAACCCGGCGACGCCGGCAGCCGCGGTCGCTCACGTGCTCGACCTGGTCGACCAGGTGCTGGTCATGACCGTCAGCCCCGGCTTCGGCGGCCAGGCCTACCTCGCGACCATGGAGCCGAAGATCGCCGAGGTCCGGCGGCTGCTCGAGGTGGCCGGGCGGAACGGCGAGGTCGACGTCGAGGTGGACGGCGGCATCGCCCCGGCCACCGTCGCCGGGGCCGCGGCCGCCGGCGCCAACGTCCTCGTCGCCGGCTCGGCCCTGTTCCGCGACCCGGAGGGCCTGGCCCACGCCGTCGCCGACCTCCGCCACCGGGCCGAGGACGCCGCCGCGGCTTGA
- a CDS encoding Rrf2 family transcriptional regulator, producing MRVTAKVDYAVRAMVELAAADPGRPVKGEQLASAQKVPLRFLENILADLRHGGLVASQRGAEGGYWLARPADRIVIADIIRVVEGPLADVRGTRPDALEYHGAAKSLQEVWIAVRANLRAVLEAVTLADVATGRLPPVVEELTADADAWQPH from the coding sequence GTGCGAGTGACGGCCAAGGTCGACTACGCGGTGCGGGCGATGGTCGAGCTCGCCGCCGCCGACCCGGGCCGCCCGGTGAAGGGCGAGCAGCTGGCGTCGGCCCAGAAGGTGCCGCTGCGCTTCCTCGAGAACATCCTCGCCGACCTCCGCCACGGCGGCCTCGTCGCCAGCCAGCGGGGCGCGGAGGGCGGCTACTGGCTGGCCCGCCCGGCCGACCGCATCGTGATCGCCGACATCATCCGGGTCGTCGAGGGCCCGCTGGCCGACGTCCGCGGCACCCGCCCCGACGCGCTGGAGTACCACGGAGCGGCCAAGTCGCTCCAGGAGGTCTGGATCGCCGTGCGGGCCAACCTGCGGGCCGTGCTCGAGGCCGTCACCCTGGCCGACGTGGCCACGGGCCGCCTCCCCCCGGTCGTCGAGGAGCTCACCGCCGACGCCGACGCCTGGCAGCCGCACTGA
- a CDS encoding Rrf2 family transcriptional regulator yields the protein MRVTARVDYAVRAMAELAAAEPGRPVKAERLAAAQGVPPRFLENLMGALRHGGLVVSQRGADGGYALARPASAIVLADVIQVIEGPIADVRGVDPSLLTYGGAAASLADVWDRVRTEIVELLSSITLADIAAGGAAGPPVAAGTVTAEAGAAR from the coding sequence GTGAGGGTCACCGCGAGAGTCGACTACGCCGTCCGGGCCATGGCCGAGCTGGCCGCGGCCGAGCCGGGGCGGCCCGTGAAGGCCGAGCGCCTGGCGGCCGCGCAGGGCGTGCCGCCCCGCTTCCTCGAGAACCTGATGGGCGCGCTGCGCCACGGCGGGCTGGTCGTGTCCCAGCGGGGCGCCGACGGCGGGTACGCGCTCGCCCGCCCGGCCTCGGCCATCGTGCTGGCGGACGTGATCCAGGTGATCGAGGGGCCGATCGCCGACGTGCGGGGCGTCGACCCCTCGCTCCTCACCTACGGGGGCGCGGCGGCCTCGCTCGCCGACGTGTGGGACCGGGTGCGCACCGAGATCGTGGAGCTGCTCTCGTCGATCACGCTGGCCGACATCGCCGCGGGCGGGGCGGCGGGGCCGCCGGTCGCCGCCGGGACGGTCACGGCCGAGGCCGGCGCCGCCCGGTGA